The Streptomyces sp. NBC_00306 sequence GGCATGCCGCAGACAGCGCGCCGACGTCGGTCCCGTACGGAAGAGGACCATCACCAGAACCGCGACGAGCGCGACGAGGACCGGCCACTTCAACAGACTCCAGGCCGCCGCGCCGCCCTCGCCGATACCGGCCCACCGGCCGAGCGTGGCCGCCAGCGAACCGCTGGTCACCAGGACGACCGCACTGACGACCAGCAGGCCCAGCACGGTGATCGCCATCAACACGATTCGGTAGGCAGTACGCAGGGCGGGCCGTGTGTCCTCGGTGCCGTGGAGGGCATGCAGCGCCCGCCGGAAGACGGCCACATAGCTGGACGCGGACCACAGGGCGCTGACACCGCCCGCTGCCACGAGGGTGAGCGCGGCGGAGCGTTCCGCGGCCATCCCGCGCAGCGCCTCCTGGAGCGCGCTGCCCGCTTCGGCGGGCGCCCATGCCGTGACATGGGCGATCAGCGTCTCGGTGGTGGTGTCGCTGACCAGCCCGATGACGGAGACGGAGACGAGGAGGGCGGGCAGCAGGGCGAGAATCGCGTAGTAGGTGAGCGCCGCCGCCCAGTCGGACACGTCGTCGTTCCACATCGACACCGGTGTGCGGCGCAGCGCTGCTCGCCGCTGCGACCAGGCGGTGTGGGCGGGCGGGGTCGCGCAGGGCTTCGCCGGGGCTGCGGCCGCGGGGGCGGAAGCGGCCGGCCCGAGGCCGAGGCCGATGCCGTCGGGGGCGGGGACGCGCCGTGTCATGGCGTTGCCTCTCAGGGTGCGTGGTGCGGGGGAGCGGCTGTGATCATGTCATTCGTGGTGAAGGGCCCGGTCCGGCGACAGAGCCCTGACCTCCGTGTGCCCCCGCCACGGCAATGTCCTCGTCACAGAGGTGACGGCATTCGGTGTGTTCAGTGGATACGGTGCACCCGGGGGCACCGGCCGCGCGGATCCGCCGCGCGGTCGCGGAACGTCCGCACACTCCTCGGGACCGTTCCTCGTGCCGCGTCACGCGGTCGTCGGGCGTGTCCATGGACAGACGAGGTGAGCACGTGGCCATGGCCGAGAAGACGGACCTCGACCGGCAGATGGTCAGCGCGCGCGGCGTCCGCGCACGCCGCCGTCCGACGCGGGAGGGGGTTGTAGGGCGATGACCCAGAACCCTCACGCCCCTCATGAGCAGGACGGTCCCGGCAGGGAAGAGACGCGGGACGTCGATCTCCTGCCGTGCGGGCGCGACCTGTTCCGGACCGTCGAGCAGGGGCAGAGCGAGCAGTCCGATGCGCATGCCCGCTCCTGCCCGTACTGCGCGGCCGTACTGGGCGAAACCGCCCTGCTGAACGAGGTCGTACGCCGTGCCGGGGACGGCGGTTCCGCCGGCGGCGACGCCGACGCCGGCGACGACACAGACCGGAACGCACGGATCATGGACGTGGTGCGCCTGGAGCTGAGCCCCGGCAGGAACCTCCCGCTCGGCGGGAGAGACGAGGACACGTGGATCACCGAGGCGGCCACCGCCCGGACCTTCCGGGCCGCGGCCGCGTCACTCACCGGCGTCCACATCGGCGACTGCGTGATCCGTCCGCTCGACGCGGCGGATCCGGGGCCGGCCCGGTGGCCGCGCGGTCCGGTCCACGTCCGGCTGGACGCCGTCGTGGCGAGGACGTGGGACCTTCAGGACGTCGCCGCACGCATCCGGGAGCGCATCACCTCGGCGGCCGACACGGAACTGGGCATGGACGTCGCTGTCATCGACGTACGGATCGCCGACATCCTCGACCCCGAGGCCGGCGACGAAGGGGGAGAGCGATGACGGACAGCAAGCCGTCCGCGCAACTGGCGGACGCCATCACCACCGCGGTCCTGAGCACCCGGGGCGTGGCGTTTCTGCGCCCCGGGCTCACCGACCTCCTCATCGCCTCGTCCGGCTCCGGATGGGGCCGCCCGGCCGGCGACACGACCAGAGCCGGCGGCGGAGTGCGTGTCGTGCGCCAGCAGGAGTCCGAGGCCTGGACCGTGGAGGTCACCATCGTCCTGCGGCGCGGCCACCGTGCGCTGGACGTCACCCGGGCGGTGAGGGCAGCCGTCGCGGAGACGGTCCGCCCCGCGCGCGGCCCCTCGGTGCCGGTGCATGTGACGGTGACGGTCAGCGGGGTGGTCTGAGCCCAGGCGCGCGGTGGTGCGCTGCGGGCCTCCGACCTCGGCCCCGCTGCCCGTCGATGTGCCACCTACGCCGGATACTGCAGCAGTCCGGCATCCGTGCGTTCCCAGGCCGCCTTGAGCTCGCGCAGCAACTCCGGCCGCAGCGCGGCCTTGTCGGCCTGTTCGCGTACGTCCGATGCCAGATGGAAGAGCTGGTCCTGGCCGCTCCGGCCCCGGTAGTACTTCCACTCCCCGCGCCGCAGGGCCCGCTCTCCGCGCACCCGCCAGAACAACTCCCGCTGCGCGGCGGGTTCTTCGCCCCGCCGCAGATACCCGGCCAGACTGGTGCCGTCGAGCGGGTAGGCACGATGCGGCCGGGCGCCGCCCAGTTCCAGCAGCGTCGCGGTCCAGTCCGGGGTGAACACGGGCACGCGGCTGACCTGACCGCCGTCGACCGCGGCCGGCCAGCGCAGCACGGTCGGCACCCGGATGCCGCCCTCCTGCAACGATGCCTTGTTGCCGCTCAGTGGCCAGTTGTAGGAGAACCGCTCACCGCCGTTGTCGCTGGCGAAGACGACCAGGGTGTCCCGCTCCTGCCCCGATCTGCGGAGCGCGGCGAGCACCTGCCCCACGGACCGGTCGAGGTCCTCGACCATCTCCGTGTACTTCTCGATGGACCCGCCGTCGGCGTGCCACAGCGCCCGCCCGTCGCCGGCCTTGATCCTGCGGACGATCTCGGCGCTCTCCCGTGTGTCCCCGTCCGCGATCCAGGGCCAGTGCGGGGTGGTGAAGTTCAGATTGAGCAGCCACGGCCGCTCGTGGTCGCGCTGTACGTACTCGCTCGCGCGCTCGGTCAGGATGCG is a genomic window containing:
- a CDS encoding Asp23/Gls24 family envelope stress response protein produces the protein MTDSKPSAQLADAITTAVLSTRGVAFLRPGLTDLLIASSGSGWGRPAGDTTRAGGGVRVVRQQESEAWTVEVTIVLRRGHRALDVTRAVRAAVAETVRPARGPSVPVHVTVTVSGVV
- a CDS encoding YihY/virulence factor BrkB family protein, whose product is MTRRVPAPDGIGLGLGPAASAPAAAAPAKPCATPPAHTAWSQRRAALRRTPVSMWNDDVSDWAAALTYYAILALLPALLVSVSVIGLVSDTTTETLIAHVTAWAPAEAGSALQEALRGMAAERSAALTLVAAGGVSALWSASSYVAVFRRALHALHGTEDTRPALRTAYRIVLMAITVLGLLVVSAVVLVTSGSLAATLGRWAGIGEGGAAAWSLLKWPVLVALVAVLVMVLFRTGPTSARCLRHALPGGVLAGLLWLTASAGFTAYVSGFGTYSRLYGSLAGIVVFLIWLWVSNLALLAGAQFTAELHRLAERAPAPEPGPAAASTS
- a CDS encoding Asp23/Gls24 family envelope stress response protein gives rise to the protein MTQNPHAPHEQDGPGREETRDVDLLPCGRDLFRTVEQGQSEQSDAHARSCPYCAAVLGETALLNEVVRRAGDGGSAGGDADAGDDTDRNARIMDVVRLELSPGRNLPLGGRDEDTWITEAATARTFRAAAASLTGVHIGDCVIRPLDAADPGPARWPRGPVHVRLDAVVARTWDLQDVAARIRERITSAADTELGMDVAVIDVRIADILDPEAGDEGGER
- a CDS encoding sulfatase-like hydrolase/transferase, with product MVSRASKLSRRTFGGVIGAGAAAAVGVTAGEAQAAERPFTAAPRRPSRRPNILFILGDDLGWADLSSYGSPHIRTPHLDRLARQGVRFTDAYSGSATCSPTRFSLYTGRYPGRTKGGLAEPIADRSVGLEPTHPTLASLLGDAGYATALIGKWHCGYLPDYSPTRSGWDEFFGNFGGALEYYSKLGLGGEYDLYEGDAEYRDLRYYTRILTERASEYVQRDHERPWLLNLNFTTPHWPWIADGDTRESAEIVRRIKAGDGRALWHADGGSIEKYTEMVEDLDRSVGQVLAALRRSGQERDTLVVFASDNGGERFSYNWPLSGNKASLQEGGIRVPTVLRWPAAVDGGQVSRVPVFTPDWTATLLELGGARPHRAYPLDGTSLAGYLRRGEEPAAQRELFWRVRGERALRRGEWKYYRGRSGQDQLFHLASDVREQADKAALRPELLRELKAAWERTDAGLLQYPA